A genomic segment from Nematostella vectensis chromosome 6, jaNemVect1.1, whole genome shotgun sequence encodes:
- the LOC5508358 gene encoding homeobox protein notochord, translating to MDRSLTTHKLTAPQILEGYYFLPCCVPGCCRSEVSRPKQSSFSIEAILSADSSRQSREIPGRRLGSPDPSDFCAVRPYPTFGLPAKLDQQSPHEKTGVQAFRRSWRAEKPKRVRTIFSPDQLDRLEREFDNQQYIVGTERFYLATELGLTETQVKVWFQNRRIKWRKQNLDNNKTREAESDEESSS from the exons ATGGACAGATCACTTACCACCCACAAGCTAACGGCTCCGCAGATCCTTGAAGGGTATTACTTCTTACCTTGTTGTGTGCCGGGCTGCTGCAGATCAGAGGTTTCGAGGCCAAAGCAGAGCTCGTTCAGTATTGAAGCTATCCTCAGCGCCGATAGTTCTAGGCAGAGTAGAGAGATTCCCGGCAGACGGTTGGGTTCGCCAGATCCTTCTGACTTCTGTGCGGTGAGGCCATACCCCACCTTTGGATTACCCGCGAAACTCGACCAGCAATCCCCCCATGAAAAGACAG GTGTACAAGCATTTCGCAGATCCTGGCGAGCGGAAAAACCAAAACGAGTGCGAACCATCTTCTCCCCTGATCAGCTGGACCGGCTAGAGAGGGAGTTCGACAACCAGCAGTACATCGTGGGGACAGAGCGATTCTACCTCGCTACAGAATTAGGCCTGACTGAAACACAAGTCAAAGTTTGGTTCCAAAACCGGCGGATCAAATGGCGAAAACAGAACcttgacaacaacaaaacaagagAAGCGGAAAGCGACGAGGAAAGCTCGAGTTGA